One Bradyrhizobium manausense DNA segment encodes these proteins:
- a CDS encoding YdcF family protein encodes MTSPTDDRSPKLPRGWLRATVVSTVAFVFVGAAAGFVAFLSQLRGAEIAPDRKADGIVVLTGGSSRVSDAMELLAAGYGRRLLISGVHPTSTASEISRTLPENRGFMSCCVDLDRTALTTRGNAAEARRWADGRGFKSLIVVTSNYHMPRALVEFSHAMPETALIPFAVVGDKWREEPWWTSASTLRLLLSEYVKYIAAELRVRLEDFGIDLSPEMSEQPAGLQSKRPATAQAN; translated from the coding sequence ATGACCTCGCCGACCGACGATCGATCGCCGAAACTGCCGCGCGGCTGGCTGCGCGCGACCGTCGTGTCGACGGTTGCGTTTGTCTTTGTCGGCGCGGCGGCGGGCTTCGTCGCGTTCCTGTCGCAATTGCGCGGCGCCGAGATCGCGCCGGACCGCAAGGCTGATGGCATCGTGGTCCTGACCGGTGGCTCCTCGCGGGTCTCCGATGCGATGGAACTGCTGGCGGCCGGCTACGGCAGGCGGCTGCTGATCTCGGGCGTGCACCCGACCTCGACGGCGAGCGAGATATCGAGGACACTGCCGGAGAACCGCGGCTTCATGAGTTGCTGCGTCGATCTCGACCGCACCGCGCTCACGACCCGCGGCAACGCGGCGGAGGCGCGGCGCTGGGCCGATGGGCGCGGTTTCAAATCGCTGATCGTCGTCACCTCGAACTATCACATGCCGCGCGCGCTGGTCGAGTTCTCGCACGCGATGCCGGAGACCGCTCTGATCCCGTTCGCGGTGGTCGGCGACAAATGGCGCGAGGAGCCGTGGTGGACCTCGGCCTCGACGTTGCGGCTGCTCCTGTCCGAATATGTCAAGTACATCGCTGCCGAGCTCAGGGTGCGGCTGGAGGATTTCGGGATTGACCTTTCCCCCGAGATGTCGGAGCAGCCTGCGGGCCTGCAATCCAAGCGGCCTGCCACGGCGCAGGCCAATTGA
- a CDS encoding prephenate/arogenate dehydrogenase family protein, translated as MSVDPHFQRVALIGFGLIGGSIARAAKLQGLAGEIVTTARSEKTRARVLELGIVDRVVATNAEAVKDADLVILCIPVGACGPVAQEIAAHLKPGAIVSDVGSVKGAIVKDMAPFLPKSVHFVPAHPVAGTEHSGPDSGFAELFINRWCILTPPEGTDAAATAHLRAFWAAMGAKVEVMTPDHHDLVLAITSHLPHLIAYTIVGTADELQQVTESEVIKFSAGGFRDFTRIAASDPTMWRDVFLANKDAVLEMLGTFTEDLAKLTRAIRRGDGEALFDHFTRTRAIRRGIVEIGQDSAAADFGRQHGQLDKKPG; from the coding sequence ATGAGCGTGGATCCGCACTTCCAGCGCGTCGCATTGATCGGCTTCGGCCTGATCGGCGGTTCGATCGCACGCGCGGCGAAGCTTCAAGGCTTGGCTGGCGAGATCGTCACCACCGCGCGCTCGGAGAAGACACGCGCGCGCGTGCTCGAGCTTGGCATCGTCGACCGGGTCGTGGCGACCAATGCGGAAGCGGTGAAGGATGCCGATCTCGTCATCCTCTGCATCCCCGTCGGCGCCTGCGGCCCGGTGGCGCAGGAGATCGCCGCGCATCTCAAGCCCGGCGCCATCGTCTCTGACGTCGGCTCCGTGAAGGGTGCGATCGTCAAGGACATGGCGCCTTTTCTGCCGAAGAGCGTCCATTTCGTACCGGCGCACCCCGTCGCCGGCACCGAGCATTCGGGCCCGGATTCCGGCTTCGCCGAGCTCTTCATCAACCGCTGGTGCATCCTGACGCCACCTGAAGGCACGGACGCCGCGGCCACCGCGCACTTGCGCGCGTTCTGGGCCGCGATGGGCGCCAAGGTCGAGGTGATGACGCCGGATCATCATGATCTCGTGCTCGCGATCACCAGCCATCTGCCGCATCTGATCGCCTATACCATCGTCGGCACCGCCGACGAGCTGCAACAGGTGACGGAGTCGGAAGTCATCAAATTCTCGGCGGGCGGCTTCCGCGACTTCACCCGTATCGCGGCCTCCGATCCGACGATGTGGCGCGACGTCTTCCTCGCTAACAAGGACGCCGTGCTGGAGATGCTCGGCACCTTTACCGAGGATCTGGCCAAGCTCACCCGCGCGATCCGCCGCGGCGACGGCGAAGCGCTGTTCGACCATTTCACGCGCACCCGCGCCATCCGCCGCGGCATCGTCGAGATCGGCCAGGATTCGGCGGCAGCGGATTTCGGCCGCCAGCACGGGCAGCTCGACAAGAAGCCGGGCTAG
- a CDS encoding DUF2125 domain-containing protein, which translates to MSDTIIATGRRSRWGLFIPSILLLILAAAWSGFWFYAASQAEVAADAWRAQEAKAGRIYDCAKRSIAGFPFRFEVQCSGASVALVSQNASKTPFTAKLDNILVLAQVYDPKHVIAEFSAPATLVDGVTQNTFVVNWSKGRSSVVGLPAVPERASIVFDDPSINRMDGSVQVPLARAKQVELHGRIADGSPADHPVIETVLQVSQGSIQGVHPLLAEPFEADTRAKITGLSDFTPKPWPQRFREIQAAGGHIEIVQSRIQQGEMIAVAAGTLGLSANGRLDGELQMTVTGLERVIPALGIEKMLEEGVPQATLDRVAPGVKSQDLNNLFGALDRAVPGLGKVIKQNANAGVAAGINSIGTESTLEGKKARTFPLKFADGAVLLGPFKVGQIPPLY; encoded by the coding sequence ATGTCCGATACGATCATTGCCACAGGCCGGCGCTCCCGTTGGGGGCTCTTCATTCCTTCCATCCTCCTCCTGATCCTTGCGGCCGCCTGGAGCGGTTTCTGGTTCTATGCGGCGTCGCAGGCTGAGGTCGCGGCCGACGCCTGGCGCGCGCAGGAGGCCAAGGCCGGCCGCATTTATGACTGCGCCAAGCGCTCGATCGCGGGCTTCCCGTTCCGTTTCGAGGTCCAGTGCTCCGGCGCCAGCGTCGCTCTGGTCTCGCAGAACGCGAGCAAGACGCCGTTCACGGCCAAGCTCGACAACATTCTGGTCCTGGCCCAGGTCTATGACCCCAAGCACGTTATCGCCGAGTTTTCCGCACCGGCGACGCTGGTCGACGGGGTCACGCAAAACACCTTCGTAGTGAACTGGAGCAAAGGCCGCAGCAGCGTGGTTGGCCTGCCCGCGGTGCCGGAGCGCGCTTCCATCGTGTTCGACGATCCCAGCATCAACAGGATGGACGGCAGCGTACAGGTGCCGCTCGCACGCGCCAAGCAGGTCGAACTGCATGGGCGCATCGCCGATGGATCGCCGGCCGATCATCCCGTGATCGAGACCGTACTCCAGGTCTCGCAAGGCAGCATCCAGGGCGTACATCCCTTGCTCGCCGAGCCGTTCGAGGCGGACACGCGTGCGAAGATCACGGGCCTTTCCGACTTCACGCCAAAACCCTGGCCGCAGCGCTTTCGCGAGATCCAGGCCGCCGGCGGCCATATCGAGATCGTGCAGTCGCGCATCCAGCAGGGCGAGATGATCGCGGTCGCGGCCGGCACGCTGGGCCTCTCGGCCAACGGCCGGCTGGACGGCGAATTGCAGATGACCGTGACCGGCCTCGAGCGCGTCATCCCGGCGCTCGGCATCGAGAAGATGCTGGAGGAGGGCGTGCCGCAGGCCACGCTCGATCGCGTCGCGCCCGGCGTGAAATCGCAGGACCTCAACAATCTCTTCGGCGCACTCGACCGTGCCGTTCCCGGCCTCGGCAAGGTTATCAAGCAGAACGCCAATGCCGGCGTTGCCGCCGGCATCAACTCGATCGGGACCGAGAGCACGCTCGAGGGCAAGAAAGCCCGCACCTTCCCGCTGAAATTCGCCGACGGTGCCGTGCTGCTCGGCCCGTTCAAGGTCGGCCAGATTCCGCCGCTGTATTGA
- a CDS encoding lysophospholipid acyltransferase family protein, with product MFLIFLRSLLFNVLFYTVLVCLAIVALPTFALPPRAMLTVAEWWAKATIFLMRAVCNIKVEFRGTEKIPQGPLVIVAKHQSFWETFVLPGFFNRPIFILKRQLMQIPVFGQFLVKTGMIAIDRNAGVKALLDMTRRAREAVRGGGQLVIFPEGTRRAPGAPADYKTGFAQIYSSCGVPCLPIALNSGLFWPRRTFMRYPGTLVVEFLDPLPPGLPKDQFLSRVETAIEDATGRLVEASRKEQERLIGSAPGYAPSEN from the coding sequence ATGTTCCTGATTTTCCTGCGCTCGCTGCTGTTCAACGTGCTGTTCTACACCGTGCTGGTGTGCCTCGCGATCGTGGCGCTGCCGACCTTCGCGTTGCCGCCGCGCGCCATGCTGACGGTGGCCGAATGGTGGGCGAAGGCGACGATTTTCCTGATGCGCGCGGTCTGCAACATCAAGGTCGAATTCCGCGGGACCGAGAAAATCCCGCAGGGACCGCTGGTCATCGTTGCGAAGCACCAGTCGTTCTGGGAGACGTTTGTGCTGCCGGGCTTCTTCAACCGCCCGATCTTCATCCTCAAGCGTCAGCTGATGCAGATCCCGGTGTTCGGCCAGTTCCTGGTCAAGACCGGGATGATCGCGATCGACCGCAATGCCGGCGTGAAGGCGCTGCTCGACATGACGCGTCGCGCGCGCGAGGCGGTGCGCGGCGGCGGCCAGCTCGTGATCTTTCCGGAAGGCACGCGCCGCGCGCCGGGCGCACCGGCGGATTACAAGACCGGCTTTGCGCAGATCTATTCATCCTGCGGCGTGCCATGCCTGCCGATCGCGCTCAATTCCGGCCTGTTCTGGCCGCGCCGCACCTTCATGCGCTATCCCGGCACGCTGGTGGTTGAGTTTCTCGATCCGCTGCCGCCGGGCCTGCCCAAGGATCAATTTCTCTCCCGTGTGGAAACCGCGATCGAGGATGCAACCGGTCGGCTCGTCGAGGCGAGCCGGAAGGAGCAGGAGCGGCTCATCGGTTCAGCGCCGGGCTACGCGCCGTCAGAGAATTAG
- a CDS encoding gamma-glutamylcyclotransferase — MSEITLPSVTAAKGDLWVFGYGSLMWRPGFEFEERVPARLVGEHRALCVYSFVHRGTPEQPGLVLGLDRGGACRGIAFRVAERNRADVVGYLREREQVTSVYREVMRSVWLENEARERVSALAYVVDRGHVQYAGRLSLADQHRHVLQGHGQSGANRDYVTATVKAIEAEGFRDAQLHQLAMMLHGDVHSLHASAPDDNRDSR; from the coding sequence ATGTCCGAAATCACCCTCCCCTCCGTCACCGCAGCCAAGGGCGACCTCTGGGTGTTCGGCTATGGCTCGCTGATGTGGCGGCCGGGCTTCGAATTCGAGGAGCGCGTTCCGGCGCGGCTGGTCGGCGAGCACCGCGCGCTCTGCGTCTATTCCTTCGTGCATCGCGGCACCCCGGAGCAACCGGGTCTGGTGCTCGGGCTCGATCGCGGCGGCGCCTGCCGGGGCATTGCCTTCCGCGTCGCCGAAAGGAACCGCGCCGATGTTGTCGGATATCTGCGCGAGCGCGAGCAGGTCACGTCGGTCTATCGCGAGGTGATGCGCTCGGTATGGCTGGAGAACGAAGCGCGTGAGCGAGTCTCCGCACTCGCTTATGTCGTCGACCGCGGGCATGTGCAATATGCCGGCCGGCTTTCGCTCGCCGACCAGCACCGCCATGTGCTGCAAGGTCACGGCCAGTCCGGCGCAAACCGCGACTACGTCACCGCGACTGTGAAGGCGATCGAGGCGGAAGGTTTTCGCGACGCACAACTGCATCAGCTCGCGATGATGCTGCATGGCGACGTGCATTCGCTGCACGCCTCGGCTCCCGATGACAACAGAGACAGCCGCTAA
- the hisC gene encoding histidinol-phosphate transaminase: MSRPVPNPGILDIAPYTPGKTPVAEPGRKVFKLSANETPFGPSPKAIEAFKHVADHLEDYPEGTSRVLREAIGRSFGLDPNRIICGAGSDEILNLLAHTYLSHGDEAISTTHGFLVYPIATMAVGAKNVVAAEKNLTCDVDAILKAVTPKTKLVWLANPNNPTGTYIPFDEVKRLRAGLPSRVLLVLDAAYCDYVSRNDYEMGIELVATTDNTVVTHTFSKIHGLAALRIGWMFGPEHIIDAVNRIRGPFNVSTPAMYAAVAAIEDTAHQAMSKQFTETWRNWLTEEITKLGLKVTSGVANFVLIHFPETGKTSDAADAYLTKRGLVLRALKNYGLHHQLRMTIGTEEANRLVVEGLRDFMAGK, translated from the coding sequence ATGTCCCGCCCCGTGCCGAATCCCGGCATTCTCGATATTGCCCCCTACACGCCGGGCAAGACCCCGGTCGCCGAGCCCGGCCGCAAGGTGTTCAAGCTCTCCGCCAACGAGACGCCATTCGGACCCTCGCCCAAGGCAATCGAGGCCTTCAAGCACGTCGCGGATCACCTGGAAGATTATCCTGAGGGAACCTCGCGCGTGCTGCGCGAAGCGATCGGTCGCTCCTTTGGCCTCGATCCCAACCGCATCATCTGCGGCGCCGGCTCGGATGAGATCCTGAACCTGCTCGCCCACACCTATCTCAGCCACGGCGACGAGGCGATCTCGACCACGCACGGCTTCCTAGTCTACCCGATCGCGACCATGGCGGTCGGCGCCAAGAACGTGGTCGCGGCGGAAAAGAACCTGACCTGCGACGTCGACGCGATCCTGAAAGCAGTGACGCCGAAGACAAAGCTGGTCTGGCTCGCCAACCCCAACAATCCGACCGGCACCTATATCCCGTTCGACGAGGTCAAGCGCCTGCGCGCCGGACTTCCCTCGCGTGTGCTGCTGGTGCTGGATGCCGCCTATTGCGACTACGTCTCGCGCAACGATTACGAGATGGGGATCGAGCTGGTCGCCACCACCGACAACACGGTGGTGACGCACACCTTCTCCAAGATCCACGGCCTTGCGGCCCTGCGCATCGGCTGGATGTTCGGCCCCGAGCACATCATCGACGCCGTCAACCGCATCCGCGGTCCCTTCAACGTGTCGACGCCGGCGATGTATGCCGCGGTCGCCGCGATCGAGGACACCGCGCATCAGGCGATGTCGAAGCAGTTTACCGAGACCTGGCGCAACTGGCTCACCGAGGAGATCACCAAGCTCGGCCTGAAGGTGACCTCTGGCGTCGCCAATTTCGTGCTGATCCACTTCCCGGAAACCGGCAAGACCTCGGACGCGGCCGACGCCTATCTCACCAAGCGTGGCCTCGTGCTGCGCGCGCTGAAGAACTATGGCCTGCACCATCAGCTGCGCATGACCATCGGCACAGAGGAGGCGAACCGCCTCGTCGTCGAGGGCCTGCGCGACTTCATGGCCGGCAAATGA